In a single window of the Manis pentadactyla isolate mManPen7 chromosome 14, mManPen7.hap1, whole genome shotgun sequence genome:
- the DPPA3 gene encoding developmental pluripotency-associated protein 3 has product MDSPKFNPQWTPEMPGEENSQGASAASQSISEALIKNLSNLTLNPSTKFSSLVPENPPQKQGGENTQRLDEGALYMRRRRVRTLLTARKERMERMIQIIKYRYLNQLPQIRREGRPKDVGVESRMARFRCSCHYCLYHRDLSEDTGAEKNDSTENN; this is encoded by the exons ATGGATTCGCCTAAGTTTAACCCACAGTGGACCCCGGAGATGCCCGGTGAAGAAAATTCCCAGGGAGCTTCAG CTGCCTCTCAATCTATTTCAGAAGCACTGATAAAGAACCTCAGTAATTTGACTCTCAAccccagtaccaaattctcttccCTTGTACCGGAAAATCCGCCCCAAAAGCAGGGCGGAGAAAACACTCAGAGGCTGGACGAAGGCGCGCTCTACATGAGGCGGCGGCGAGTGAGGACACTGTTAACTGCTCGGAAAGAAAGGATGGAAAGGATGATCCAGATTATTAAATACCGTTACCTCAACCAGCTTCCCCAG attcGAAGAGAAGGACGGCCAAAGGACGTTGGG GTTGAATCGAGGATGGCAAGGTTTAGATGTAGCTGTCATTACTGCCTGTATCATAGAGATCTTTCTGAGGATACTGGCGCAGAGAAGAATGACAGCACAGAGAATAATTAG